One genomic window of Microbacterium sp. BH-3-3-3 includes the following:
- the polA gene encoding DNA polymerase I: MTDAEKPTLLVVDGHSLAYRAFYALPVDNFSTKDGQHTNGIYGFLSMFVNLVKAEKPTHLAVAFDTSRQSFRTREYAEYKANRSESPAEFKGQIPLLQDCLRAMGVPVLAKEDFEADDILATLATQGEAEGFTVLVCSGDRDTIQLVTDDVTLLYPNVQGVSQLKRYDTAAVIEKYGLPPAQYPEIAALVGETSDNLPGVPKVGEKTAVKWLTQWGSLDALLDNADKITGVVGGNLREHIDGVRRNRTLNRLLRDVELDKAPGDLAMQPLDAQAVRDIFARLEFRTLLPRVFDALGGDPGDAVDEARPTATAPTPATLDATALVEWATGATGPVGLSLTLEGGRPAHLGLATADAAAEAAWTPAVRDSLAEWLASDAPKVLADAKPQIKALAREDVTLRGIASDVILAGWLVRPSFPDKTLGDLVERFLDEKLPEADPTQLVPETEGATPGQLAWFIRRVAEAQRADMPARVAEVLDDIELPSLTALADMELAGVAVSHEKLSSFSAELGARADALARDAYAAIGHEVNLGSPKQLQEVLFDELQLPKTRKTKSGYTTDAAALADLQESAPHPFLDLLLKHREATKLKQIIDALDAATGADGRIHTTYVQTGSQTGRLSSTDPNLQNIPIRTEESRRIRAAFEVGEGYETLLTADYSQIEMRIMAHLSGDPGLIEAFNSGEDLHRFVGARVFGVEPAEVTPAMRTKVKAMSYGLVYGLSAFGLSKQLRIEQSEAKKLMLEYFARFGAVRDYLRGSVEQARQDGYTETIFGRRRPFPDLTSMNRVLRENAERAALNAPIQGSAADIMKVALFRISDELASAGLRSRVLLQIHDELVVEVATGEWDAVEQIVRARMADAAQLTVPLDVQIGRGADWDEAGH, from the coding sequence GTGACGGATGCCGAAAAGCCTACTCTCCTCGTCGTCGACGGCCACTCGCTGGCCTACCGCGCGTTCTACGCGCTGCCCGTCGACAACTTCTCCACGAAGGACGGACAGCACACCAACGGCATCTACGGCTTCCTGTCGATGTTCGTCAACCTCGTGAAGGCCGAGAAGCCGACGCACCTGGCCGTGGCGTTCGACACCTCGCGGCAGTCGTTCCGCACGCGCGAGTACGCCGAGTACAAGGCGAACCGCAGCGAGTCTCCCGCCGAGTTCAAGGGCCAGATCCCGCTGCTGCAGGACTGCCTGCGGGCGATGGGCGTCCCCGTGCTCGCGAAAGAGGACTTCGAGGCCGACGACATCCTCGCCACCCTCGCCACGCAGGGTGAGGCCGAGGGTTTCACCGTGCTCGTGTGCTCGGGCGACCGCGACACCATCCAGCTCGTCACCGACGACGTCACGCTGCTGTATCCGAACGTGCAGGGCGTGTCGCAGCTGAAGCGCTACGACACCGCCGCCGTCATCGAGAAGTACGGCCTGCCGCCGGCGCAGTACCCCGAGATCGCCGCCCTGGTCGGTGAGACCAGCGACAACCTGCCGGGTGTGCCCAAGGTCGGCGAGAAGACGGCCGTGAAGTGGCTGACCCAGTGGGGCTCGCTCGATGCCCTGCTCGACAACGCCGACAAGATCACCGGCGTCGTCGGCGGCAACCTGCGCGAGCACATCGACGGCGTGCGGCGCAACCGCACCCTCAACCGTCTGCTGCGCGACGTCGAGCTCGACAAGGCCCCCGGCGACCTCGCGATGCAGCCGCTCGACGCGCAGGCCGTGCGCGACATCTTCGCGCGTCTCGAATTCCGCACGCTTCTGCCGCGCGTGTTCGACGCCCTCGGTGGCGACCCGGGCGATGCCGTCGACGAGGCTCGGCCCACGGCGACCGCGCCCACTCCCGCCACCCTCGACGCCACGGCTCTCGTCGAGTGGGCGACGGGCGCCACGGGCCCCGTGGGACTGTCCCTCACCCTCGAGGGCGGCCGACCCGCGCACCTCGGCCTGGCGACCGCCGACGCCGCGGCCGAGGCCGCGTGGACCCCCGCGGTCCGTGACTCCCTCGCCGAGTGGTTGGCCTCCGATGCGCCCAAGGTCCTGGCCGATGCCAAGCCCCAGATCAAGGCGCTCGCCCGCGAAGACGTGACCCTGCGCGGCATCGCCTCCGACGTCATCCTGGCCGGCTGGCTCGTGCGCCCCAGCTTCCCCGACAAGACGCTGGGCGACCTCGTCGAGCGCTTCCTCGACGAGAAGCTCCCCGAGGCCGACCCCACGCAGCTCGTCCCTGAGACCGAGGGCGCCACGCCCGGCCAGCTCGCGTGGTTCATCCGCCGCGTGGCCGAGGCGCAGCGCGCCGACATGCCCGCGCGCGTCGCCGAGGTGCTCGACGACATCGAGCTGCCCTCGCTCACCGCCCTGGCCGACATGGAGCTCGCCGGCGTCGCGGTCTCGCACGAGAAGCTGTCGAGCTTCTCGGCCGAGCTCGGCGCGCGAGCCGACGCGCTCGCCCGTGACGCCTACGCGGCGATCGGCCACGAGGTGAACCTCGGTTCCCCCAAGCAGCTGCAAGAGGTGCTGTTCGACGAGCTGCAGCTGCCGAAGACGCGCAAGACGAAGAGCGGCTACACCACCGACGCCGCCGCCCTGGCCGACCTGCAAGAGAGCGCGCCGCACCCGTTCCTCGACCTGCTGCTCAAGCACCGCGAGGCGACCAAGCTCAAGCAGATCATCGACGCCCTCGACGCGGCCACCGGCGCCGACGGGCGCATCCACACGACCTACGTGCAGACCGGCAGCCAGACGGGGCGCCTGTCGAGCACCGACCCCAACCTGCAGAACATCCCGATCCGTACCGAAGAGAGCCGCCGCATCCGTGCGGCCTTCGAGGTCGGCGAGGGGTACGAGACCCTGCTCACCGCCGACTACTCACAGATCGAGATGCGCATCATGGCGCACCTGTCGGGCGACCCCGGGCTGATCGAGGCGTTCAACTCGGGCGAAGACCTGCACCGCTTCGTCGGCGCGCGCGTCTTCGGCGTCGAGCCCGCCGAGGTCACCCCGGCCATGCGCACCAAGGTCAAGGCCATGTCGTACGGCCTCGTGTACGGCCTGTCGGCGTTCGGGCTGTCGAAGCAGCTGCGCATCGAGCAGTCCGAGGCGAAGAAGCTCATGCTCGAGTACTTCGCCCGCTTCGGCGCCGTCCGCGACTACCTGCGGGGGTCGGTGGAGCAGGCCCGCCAAGACGGCTACACCGAGACGATCTTCGGCCGCCGCCGCCCGTTCCCCGACCTCACCAGCATGAACCGCGTGCTGCGCGAGAACGCCGAGCGCGCAGCCCTCAACGCCCCCATCCAGGGCAGCGCCGCCGACATCATGAAGGTCGCGCTGTTCCGCATCAGCGACGAGCTGGCATCCGCGGGTCTGCGCTCGCGTGTGCTGCTGCAGATCCACGACGAGCTCGTCGTCGAGGTGGCGACGGGGGAGTGGGATGCCGTGGAGCAGATCGTGCGTGCGCGCATGGCCGACGCCGCCCAGCTCACCGTGCCGCTCGACGTGCAGATCGGTCGCGGGGCGGACTGGGACGAAGCCGGGCACTGA
- a CDS encoding DUF885 domain-containing protein — protein sequence MTDAQRTPTPIDTIADAWVDTLAERVPTLATYIGRDEHNGCFGDYSPEGTDALVAEARTAKAALEAAQPVDAIDTVTQMDLVRELDLMIEQHAARTHLRDLNVIASPAQDIRATFDLMPTATTDDWATISQRLRALPAAIDGYVETLRRGIAEGVVPARRQVTEVVTQIGRYTADTGFFAEFVGNAAPAEGQLPASLARDLDQNAGAARVAYDALASFLSSELAPVAGDVDGVGREMYALHSRQFLGAEIDLDETYDWGVEELARMVAEQEAIANEILPGASVEEAVAFLEKDESRKLHGTKALQEWMQRTSDHAVAELGRTHFDIAEPIRTLECMIAPTNEGGIYYTGPTDDFSRPGRMWWSVPEGVDTFDTWRELTTVYHEGIPGHHLQIAQAVYNRAELNSWRRLLAGTSGHAEGWALYAERLMEQLGYLDDPADRLGMLDGQRMRAARVVLDIGVHLGKPRLDGTGTWDHDYALAFMLKNVNMSEEFVRFEVNRYLGWPGQAPAYKVGQRIWEQVRDEEQERRGADFSMKQFHTRALDIGGVGLDTLRAALASG from the coding sequence ATGACTGACGCACAACGCACCCCCACGCCGATCGACACGATCGCCGACGCGTGGGTCGACACCCTGGCCGAGCGCGTACCCACCCTGGCGACGTACATCGGACGCGACGAGCACAACGGCTGCTTCGGCGACTACAGCCCCGAGGGCACCGATGCCCTCGTGGCCGAGGCGCGTACGGCGAAGGCCGCCCTCGAGGCGGCCCAGCCCGTCGACGCGATCGACACCGTCACGCAGATGGACCTCGTGCGCGAACTCGATCTGATGATCGAGCAGCACGCGGCGCGCACGCACCTGCGCGACCTGAACGTCATCGCCTCGCCCGCGCAGGACATCCGCGCGACCTTCGACCTCATGCCCACCGCCACCACCGACGACTGGGCGACGATCTCGCAGCGCCTGCGCGCCCTGCCCGCCGCGATCGACGGCTACGTCGAGACCCTGCGTCGGGGCATCGCCGAGGGCGTCGTCCCCGCGCGCCGGCAGGTGACCGAGGTGGTGACGCAGATCGGCCGCTACACCGCCGACACGGGCTTCTTCGCCGAGTTCGTCGGCAACGCCGCTCCGGCCGAGGGACAGCTCCCCGCCTCGCTCGCCCGCGATCTCGACCAGAACGCGGGAGCCGCGCGCGTGGCGTACGACGCGTTGGCCTCGTTCCTGTCGTCGGAGCTCGCCCCGGTCGCGGGGGACGTCGACGGTGTGGGCCGCGAGATGTACGCGCTGCACTCCCGACAGTTCCTCGGCGCCGAGATCGACCTCGACGAGACCTACGACTGGGGCGTCGAAGAGCTCGCCCGCATGGTCGCCGAGCAAGAGGCCATCGCGAACGAGATCCTCCCCGGTGCGAGCGTCGAAGAGGCCGTGGCCTTCCTCGAGAAGGACGAGTCGCGCAAGCTGCACGGCACGAAGGCCCTGCAGGAATGGATGCAGCGCACGAGCGACCACGCCGTCGCCGAGCTCGGTCGCACCCACTTCGACATCGCGGAGCCCATCCGCACGCTCGAGTGCATGATCGCCCCCACCAACGAGGGCGGCATCTACTACACCGGTCCGACCGACGACTTCTCGCGCCCGGGGCGCATGTGGTGGTCGGTGCCCGAGGGCGTCGACACCTTCGACACCTGGCGCGAGCTGACCACGGTCTACCACGAGGGCATTCCGGGGCACCACCTGCAGATCGCGCAGGCCGTCTACAACCGCGCCGAGCTCAACTCGTGGCGGCGACTGCTGGCCGGCACGAGCGGTCACGCCGAGGGCTGGGCGCTGTACGCCGAGCGTCTGATGGAGCAGCTGGGCTACCTCGACGACCCGGCCGACCGCCTCGGCATGCTCGACGGTCAACGCATGCGCGCGGCGCGCGTGGTGCTCGACATCGGTGTGCACCTCGGCAAGCCGCGCCTCGACGGAACCGGCACGTGGGACCACGACTACGCCCTCGCGTTCATGCTGAAGAACGTCAACATGAGCGAGGAGTTCGTGCGTTTCGAGGTCAACCGCTACCTCGGCTGGCCCGGGCAGGCGCCGGCCTACAAGGTCGGCCAGCGCATCTGGGAGCAGGTGCGCGACGAGGAGCAGGAGCGCCGCGGCGCCGACTTCTCGATGAAGCAGTTCCACACGCGTGCGCTCGACATCGGCGGCGTCGGTCTCGACACACTGCGGGCGGCTCTGGCCTCCGGCTGA
- a CDS encoding hotdog fold thioesterase produces the protein MTSTPSDSVSGLDWAKLRGMGALAEKMGLEWVEFTVDRCVATMPVEGNTQPVGLLHGGAYVVLGESLGSMAANLHAGPGRLAVGIDINATHTRSATSGHVTGVCTPIHLGRSLTVHEIAISDEQGRRCSTVRITNMIKDAPAR, from the coding sequence ATGACGTCCACACCCTCCGACTCCGTGTCCGGCCTCGACTGGGCGAAGCTGCGCGGAATGGGCGCCCTCGCCGAGAAGATGGGCCTTGAGTGGGTGGAGTTCACCGTCGACCGGTGCGTGGCCACCATGCCCGTCGAGGGCAACACCCAGCCGGTCGGCCTGCTGCACGGGGGCGCCTACGTCGTGCTCGGCGAGTCGCTGGGATCGATGGCCGCCAACCTGCACGCGGGTCCGGGGCGTCTGGCCGTCGGCATCGACATCAACGCCACGCACACGCGCTCCGCCACCTCGGGCCATGTCACCGGCGTCTGCACACCGATCCACCTGGGCCGTTCGCTGACGGTGCACGAGATCGCGATCTCCGACGAGCAGGGCCGCCGTTGCTCGACGGTGCGCATCACGAACATGATCAAGGACGCCCCCGCGCGCTGA
- a CDS encoding ANTAR domain-containing response regulator translates to MTDQEAVPASAPNAPRRVVVAEDESLIRLDIVEILRDNGYDVVGEAGDGETAVQLATELRPDLVIMDVKMPQLDGISAAEKLSKNHIAPVVLLTAFSQKELVERASEAGALAYVVKPFTPNDLLPAIEIALARYEQIITLEAEVADMVERFETRKLVDRAKGLLNEKMGLSEPEAFRWIQKASMDRRLTMQDVAKAIIEQLAPKKG, encoded by the coding sequence GTGACTGATCAAGAAGCCGTTCCGGCCAGCGCTCCGAACGCACCTCGACGCGTCGTCGTGGCCGAAGACGAGTCGCTCATCCGCCTCGACATCGTCGAGATCCTGCGCGACAACGGCTATGACGTCGTGGGCGAAGCGGGCGACGGCGAGACCGCCGTGCAGCTCGCCACCGAGCTGCGTCCCGATCTCGTGATCATGGATGTCAAGATGCCGCAGCTCGACGGCATCAGCGCCGCCGAGAAGCTCAGCAAGAACCACATCGCCCCCGTGGTGCTGCTCACCGCCTTCAGCCAGAAGGAGCTCGTCGAGCGTGCCAGCGAAGCCGGCGCCCTGGCGTACGTCGTGAAGCCCTTCACGCCGAACGACCTGCTTCCCGCGATCGAGATCGCCCTCGCCCGCTACGAGCAGATCATCACGCTCGAGGCCGAGGTCGCCGACATGGTCGAGCGCTTCGAGACCCGCAAGCTCGTCGACCGGGCCAAGGGCCTGCTCAACGAGAAGATGGGCCTCAGCGAGCCCGAGGCCTTCCGCTGGATCCAGAAGGCGTCGATGGACCGCCGCCTCACCATGCAGGACGTCGCCAAGGCGATCATCGAGCAGCTGGCCCCCAAGAAGGGCTGA
- the pyk gene encoding pyruvate kinase, whose translation MRRAKIVATLGPATSSYEMVRAIIDAGVDVARLNLSHGDYSVHDANFANVRKAAEDAGRPVAALVDLQGPKIRLGKFENGPHDLLPGDIFKITIEDILGTKEIVGTTFKGLPQDVRPGDFLLIDDGKVRVEVVETDGTVVTTKVIVGGPVSNNKGINLPGVAVNVPALSEKDEADLRWGLNAGADLIALSFVRDASDITRVHEIMAEEGRYVPVIAKIEKPQAVDNLEEIIDAFDGIMVARGDLGVELPLEAVPIVQKRAVELARRMAKPVIVATQMLESMITSPVPTRAETSDVANAVLDGADAVMLSGETSVGDYPVVVVETMARIVESTEEHGLDRIAPLTNKPRTQGGAITLAAVEVADFVEAKYLCVFTESGDSARRMSRLRATIPMIAFTPEPGIRRRLALTWGVRSTLVEHVSHTDKMFLQVDDYLLSNDLAKVGDKVVVISGSPPGIAGSTNDLRVHRVGDAVHGAAPGYQDV comes from the coding sequence ATGAGACGCGCCAAGATCGTCGCAACACTCGGGCCCGCCACGTCGTCGTATGAGATGGTTCGCGCCATCATCGACGCCGGTGTGGATGTCGCCCGCCTCAACCTGAGCCACGGAGATTACTCCGTGCACGATGCCAACTTCGCCAACGTGCGCAAGGCGGCAGAAGACGCCGGTCGCCCGGTCGCCGCCCTCGTCGACCTCCAGGGTCCGAAGATCCGCCTCGGCAAGTTCGAGAACGGCCCCCACGACCTGCTGCCCGGTGACATCTTCAAGATCACCATCGAAGACATCCTCGGCACCAAAGAGATCGTCGGCACCACGTTCAAGGGCCTTCCGCAGGACGTCCGCCCCGGCGACTTCCTGCTGATCGACGACGGCAAGGTCCGCGTCGAGGTCGTCGAGACCGACGGCACCGTCGTGACCACCAAGGTCATCGTCGGCGGTCCGGTCTCGAACAACAAGGGCATCAACCTGCCCGGCGTGGCCGTCAACGTGCCCGCGCTGAGCGAGAAGGACGAAGCCGATCTGCGCTGGGGCCTCAACGCCGGCGCCGATCTGATCGCGCTGTCGTTCGTCCGCGACGCCAGCGACATCACCCGCGTGCACGAGATCATGGCCGAAGAGGGACGCTACGTCCCCGTCATCGCCAAGATCGAGAAGCCGCAGGCGGTCGACAACCTCGAAGAGATCATCGACGCGTTCGACGGCATCATGGTCGCCCGTGGCGACCTGGGCGTCGAGCTGCCGCTCGAGGCCGTGCCGATCGTGCAGAAGCGCGCCGTCGAGCTGGCCCGCCGCATGGCGAAGCCCGTCATCGTCGCGACGCAGATGCTCGAATCGATGATCACCAGCCCGGTGCCCACCCGCGCCGAGACCAGCGACGTCGCCAACGCCGTCCTTGACGGTGCGGACGCTGTCATGCTCTCGGGCGAGACCAGCGTCGGCGACTACCCGGTCGTGGTCGTCGAGACCATGGCGCGCATCGTGGAGTCCACCGAAGAGCACGGCCTCGATCGCATCGCGCCGCTGACCAACAAGCCGCGCACCCAGGGCGGTGCGATCACCCTCGCCGCCGTCGAGGTCGCCGACTTCGTCGAGGCGAAGTACCTCTGCGTCTTCACCGAGTCCGGTGACTCGGCGCGTCGCATGTCGCGCCTGCGTGCGACCATCCCCATGATCGCGTTCACGCCCGAGCCCGGCATCCGCCGCCGCCTGGCGCTGACGTGGGGCGTGCGCTCCACGCTGGTGGAGCACGTGTCGCACACCGACAAGATGTTCCTGCAGGTCGACGACTACCTGCTGTCGAACGACCTGGCCAAGGTCGGCGACAAGGTCGTGGTCATCTCGGGTTCCCCTCCCGGAATCGCGGGCTCGACCAACGACCTGCGCGTGCACCGCGTCGGGGACGCCGTGCACGGTGCGGCTCCCGGTTACCAGGACGTCTGA
- a CDS encoding glutamate synthase subunit beta: MADPKGFLKTTERELPKRRPVPVRIMDWKEVYEPGDSAVIKRQAGRCMDCGIPFCHKGCPLGNLIPEWNDLTWRGEGRAAIERLHATNNFPEFTGRLCPAPCESSCVLGINQPAVTIKQVEVSIIDEAFSNGWVEPEPPERLTGKTVAVVGSGPAGLAAAQQLTRAGHTVAVFERDDRIGGLMRYGIPDFKMEKRHLELRLRQMQAEGTRFRAGVEIGKDISWSDLRARYDAVVVATGSTLPRDLAIPGRDLDGVHYAMEYLIEGNKAVAGDQVPQQISAEGKHVVVIGGGDTGADCIGTAHRQGALSVTNLAIGKQPPSERPENQPWPMMPNLFEMASAHEEGGERSFLASTVEFLGNAAGEVRALRVAETEYLDGRRVPKSGTEREIPADLVLIAMGFTGPESAHLSDQLGTRFTDRGNVERDATYATSTPGVFVAGDAGRGQSLIVWAIAEGRAAAAEVDTFLMGETVLPAPVRPTDVAIGLLPT; encoded by the coding sequence GTGGCTGACCCGAAGGGCTTTCTCAAGACGACGGAGCGCGAGCTCCCCAAGCGTCGACCGGTGCCCGTGCGCATCATGGACTGGAAAGAGGTGTACGAGCCGGGGGATTCGGCCGTCATCAAACGCCAGGCCGGGCGCTGCATGGACTGCGGCATCCCGTTCTGCCACAAGGGCTGCCCGCTCGGCAACCTGATCCCCGAGTGGAACGACCTCACGTGGCGGGGCGAGGGCCGTGCCGCCATCGAGCGCCTGCACGCGACGAACAACTTCCCCGAGTTCACCGGTCGGCTCTGCCCGGCGCCCTGCGAGAGCTCGTGCGTGCTGGGCATCAACCAGCCCGCCGTCACGATCAAGCAGGTCGAGGTCTCGATCATCGACGAGGCCTTCTCGAACGGCTGGGTCGAGCCCGAGCCGCCCGAGCGCCTCACCGGCAAGACCGTCGCCGTCGTGGGCTCCGGTCCCGCCGGCCTCGCCGCGGCACAGCAGCTGACGCGTGCGGGTCACACGGTCGCCGTGTTCGAGCGCGACGACCGCATCGGCGGCCTCATGCGCTACGGCATTCCCGACTTCAAGATGGAGAAGCGCCACCTCGAGCTGCGACTGCGGCAGATGCAGGCCGAGGGCACGCGTTTCCGCGCGGGCGTCGAGATCGGCAAGGACATCTCGTGGAGCGACCTGCGGGCGCGCTACGACGCCGTCGTGGTGGCCACCGGTTCGACCCTGCCGCGCGACCTGGCGATCCCTGGCCGCGACCTCGACGGCGTGCACTACGCCATGGAGTACCTCATCGAGGGCAACAAGGCCGTCGCCGGCGACCAGGTGCCGCAGCAGATCTCGGCCGAGGGCAAGCACGTCGTCGTCATCGGCGGTGGCGACACGGGCGCCGACTGCATCGGCACCGCGCACCGTCAGGGCGCGCTGAGCGTGACGAACCTCGCCATCGGCAAGCAGCCGCCGTCGGAGCGCCCGGAGAACCAGCCGTGGCCGATGATGCCGAACCTCTTCGAGATGGCCTCGGCCCACGAAGAGGGCGGGGAGCGCTCCTTCCTCGCGTCGACCGTCGAGTTCCTCGGCAACGCCGCGGGCGAGGTCCGGGCCCTGCGGGTCGCCGAGACCGAGTACCTCGACGGCCGCCGTGTGCCCAAGAGCGGCACCGAGCGCGAGATCCCCGCCGACCTCGTGCTGATCGCCATGGGCTTCACCGGCCCCGAGAGCGCGCACCTCAGCGACCAGCTGGGCACGCGGTTCACCGATCGCGGCAACGTCGAACGCGATGCCACGTACGCGACCTCGACGCCGGGCGTGTTCGTCGCCGGCGATGCGGGTCGTGGCCAGTCCCTCATCGTGTGGGCCATCGCCGAGGGCCGTGCGGCCGCCGCCGAGGTCGACACGTTCCTCATGGGCGAGACGGTGCTGCCCGCACCGGTGCGCCCGACCGATGTCGCCATCGGCCTTCTGCCCACCTAA
- a CDS encoding LLM class flavin-dependent oxidoreductase has product MDATPVELGLDTFGDISRGPDGSLQSDAQTIRNVVEQAVLADQVGLSFFGVGEHHRKDFAVTSPEIVLAAAAARTSNIHLGTAVTVLSSDDPVRVYERFATLDAVSNGRAEVILGRGSFIESFPLFGYDLSDYEQLFEEKLELFSLLLDEKPVTWSGRTRAGLQDADVYPKTENGLKAWVGVGGSPESVVRAARYGYGLVLAIIGGSSARFRPFADLYRRSLQELGKPAMPISVHSPGHVAETDQQAWDEAYEGVAELNTTIGRERGWPAYNRLRFQQDVGPEGSMYIGSPETVATKIAATVKVLGASRFQMKFASGSISHDRLMSGIELYGTRVLPLVREMLADTDLSVDADLPGIR; this is encoded by the coding sequence ATGGACGCCACCCCCGTCGAGCTCGGCCTCGATACCTTCGGAGACATCTCGCGCGGCCCCGACGGGTCGCTCCAGTCCGACGCACAGACCATCCGCAACGTCGTCGAGCAGGCCGTGCTCGCCGATCAGGTGGGCCTGTCGTTCTTCGGCGTGGGGGAGCACCACCGCAAGGACTTCGCGGTCACCAGCCCCGAGATCGTGCTCGCCGCCGCCGCTGCCCGCACCTCGAACATCCATCTCGGCACCGCGGTGACCGTGCTGTCGTCCGACGACCCGGTGCGCGTGTACGAGCGATTCGCCACGCTCGACGCCGTCTCGAACGGTCGCGCCGAGGTCATCCTCGGGCGCGGGTCGTTCATCGAGTCGTTCCCGCTCTTCGGCTACGACCTCAGCGACTACGAACAGCTGTTCGAAGAGAAGCTCGAGCTGTTCTCGCTGCTTCTCGACGAGAAGCCCGTCACCTGGTCGGGACGCACGCGGGCCGGACTCCAGGATGCCGACGTGTACCCCAAGACCGAGAACGGTCTGAAGGCGTGGGTCGGCGTCGGCGGGTCGCCGGAATCGGTCGTGCGCGCCGCACGCTACGGCTACGGCCTCGTGCTCGCCATCATCGGCGGATCGTCGGCCCGGTTCCGCCCCTTCGCCGACCTGTACCGCCGCTCGCTGCAGGAGCTCGGCAAGCCCGCCATGCCGATCTCGGTGCACTCGCCCGGCCACGTCGCCGAGACCGACCAGCAGGCGTGGGACGAAGCGTACGAGGGCGTCGCCGAGCTGAACACGACGATCGGTCGCGAACGCGGCTGGCCCGCTTACAACCGCCTGCGCTTCCAGCAGGACGTCGGCCCCGAGGGCTCGATGTACATCGGTTCGCCCGAGACCGTGGCCACCAAGATCGCCGCCACCGTGAAGGTGCTCGGCGCCTCGCGCTTCCAGATGAAGTTCGCCAGCGGTTCCATCTCGCACGACCGGCTCATGTCGGGCATCGAGCTGTACGGCACCCGCGTGCTTCCGCTGGTGCGCGAGATGCTCGCCGACACCGATCTCTCCGTCGACGCCGACCTGCCCGGCATCCGGTGA
- a CDS encoding MFS transporter produces MTTTTDTVRVSERLDALPFTRRHGKILTGSGLGWALDAMDVGLISFVIAALAVQWQLAPTQASWIASAGFAGMAIGASLGGLLADRFGRRQVFALTLLVYGVATGASALVGGLGALLVLRFVVGLGLGAELPVASTYVSEFAPARIRGRLIVFLEAFWAVGWTAAALIGYFVVPASADGWRWAFALGAIPAVYALIVRWGLPESPRWLASRGRNSEAVAIVRDLEAAAGRISLEPSSEGVAASAPAPRARVGALWSRSLRARTASLWVLWFCVNFSYYGAFIWIPTILVAQGYDLVRSFGFTLIITLAQLPGYAVAAWLIEAWGRRATLATFLAGSAVAAVLFGTASGEVSLIATGMMLSFFNLGAWGALYAATPETYPTALRATGAGWAAGVGRIASILAPLAVPPLLALGGAPVLFIVFAAFFAVAVVAALFLREQRGRALA; encoded by the coding sequence GTGACCACCACGACCGACACCGTGCGGGTGTCCGAACGCCTCGACGCGCTGCCGTTCACCCGCCGTCACGGCAAGATCCTCACGGGGTCGGGTCTGGGCTGGGCTCTGGATGCCATGGACGTCGGGCTCATCTCGTTCGTCATCGCCGCACTGGCGGTGCAATGGCAGCTCGCGCCCACGCAGGCGTCGTGGATCGCCTCGGCGGGCTTCGCCGGGATGGCGATCGGGGCGAGCCTCGGCGGGCTGCTGGCCGACCGTTTCGGTCGGCGCCAGGTGTTCGCCCTGACGCTGCTGGTCTACGGCGTGGCAACCGGCGCGAGCGCCCTGGTCGGGGGCCTCGGGGCCCTGCTGGTGTTGCGCTTCGTGGTGGGGCTGGGCCTCGGTGCGGAGCTGCCCGTGGCCTCGACCTACGTGAGCGAGTTCGCGCCGGCGCGTATCCGCGGGCGCCTGATCGTGTTCCTCGAAGCGTTCTGGGCCGTCGGGTGGACCGCCGCCGCACTCATCGGGTACTTCGTCGTCCCCGCGTCGGCCGACGGGTGGCGGTGGGCGTTCGCGCTCGGCGCGATCCCCGCCGTGTACGCCCTGATCGTGCGGTGGGGGCTCCCCGAGTCGCCGCGCTGGTTGGCCTCGCGCGGCCGCAACAGCGAGGCGGTCGCGATCGTGCGCGATCTCGAGGCCGCCGCCGGGCGCATCTCGCTCGAGCCCTCGTCCGAGGGAGTCGCGGCATCCGCTCCCGCCCCGCGCGCACGCGTGGGCGCCCTGTGGTCGCGGTCGCTCCGCGCGCGCACGGCGAGCCTGTGGGTGCTGTGGTTCTGCGTCAACTTCTCGTACTACGGCGCCTTCATCTGGATCCCGACGATCCTTGTCGCCCAGGGCTACGACCTCGTGCGCTCGTTCGGCTTCACGCTCATCATCACTCTCGCGCAGCTGCCCGGGTACGCGGTCGCCGCGTGGCTCATCGAGGCCTGGGGCCGGCGCGCGACGCTCGCCACCTTCCTCGCGGGTTCGGCCGTCGCCGCGGTGCTGTTCGGCACCGCGTCGGGCGAGGTGTCGCTGATCGCCACGGGCATGATGCTGTCGTTCTTCAACCTGGGCGCCTGGGGCGCCCTGTACGCCGCCACGCCCGAGACGTACCCGACGGCGCTGCGCGCAACGGGTGCCGGGTGGGCGGCCGGTGTGGGACGGATCGCCTCGATCCTCGCCCCGCTGGCGGTGCCGCCGCTGCTCGCCCTGGGCGGCGCCCCGGTGCTGTTCATCGTCTTCGCGGCGTTCTTCGCCGTCGCCGTGGTCGCGGCCCTGTTCTTGCGCGAGCAGCGGGGACGCGCGTTGGCGTGA